One part of the Arachidicoccus terrestris genome encodes these proteins:
- a CDS encoding transposase: MGSKYAYAIRSWRENWDELTVFFDFLIEIRQIIYTTNLIENLNGKIRKYTKNKLSFPTDDAVMKSVYLALREVSKKWTMPIRNWGHCA, translated from the coding sequence ATGGGCAGTAAATATGCCTATGCTATCCGCAGCTGGCGGGAAAATTGGGATGAGTTAACCGTTTTCTTTGATTTCCTTATTGAGATCAGGCAAATTATTTATACCACCAACTTAATTGAAAATCTCAATGGAAAGATCCGTAAATACACGAAAAATAAACTTTCTTTCCCTACCGATGATGCAGTGATGAAGTCCGTATATCTGGCATTACGTGAGGTATCAAAAAAATGGACAATGCCTATTAGAAATTGGGGGCATTGTGCTTAA